The following nucleotide sequence is from Stigmatopora nigra isolate UIUO_SnigA chromosome 8, RoL_Snig_1.1, whole genome shotgun sequence.
ATTGCCATCCTACCAGTCAAGTGACATTTTGAGCTTTAGCGGAAGGTGCACCGCCCAAAAAGTCGTCCTAAAACCATGGATGTTCAATCAAAATgaagtgactaaagtggttagcaacACGCAATAAAGGTAGCTAGCCATGAATTAGAGAAGAAAAGTCTGTTAGGGTCACTCACCTCTTTCCGCATGAAATTTCCTGCAAGTTTTGACGGCCACAAAGAGGTCCTCCTTTTTCACCGGCTCTCCCTGTCGGCAAAAAGAGAAAAGCTCAGAGAGGTGGAAATCCCGAGCCGCTGGTTGGGAGACTCACGCAGGGGAACGGCGGGGGTCTCAGGGCGGTGGCGCAGGACCGCCGCGCCCGCGGCGATTCTTGGGGCTCCGTGCACAGCTGGGGGACGCCCGTCAGCCGGGGGCCCGCGCCTTTGTCCCAGATGTACAAGGCCACCTGccgccaaaacaaaaacagagcaTCGTCAGGCGCAGTTGCTAGCTTAGCCTTTTCTCCGCTTAGCCTAGCTTGTTTTAGCTTGTATTAGCTCATCTTATTTTAGCAAAGCATAGTATAGTTTAGCATCTGTCACGTCAAATGACGAATAAATTCAAGTCACACTTGAACTGAGAAGAAAAATAtggccacccaaaaaaatgaagactaggTTAAGCGAAAAGCTTTCTTtgtcctagaaaaaaaaatgaaaaaatgccgCAAATGGCCAATCACGATGGCAGAATAAAAAGCGCCACTGACCTCGTGTTTCAGGTCGATGGTAAAGTCGGACTCGGGCGGCCGCCGCTGGACTTTGTTGGCGAGCCTTGAAAAATGAAGACGGCGGTCAGCATcccctttttctctctcctcgGCGCCAACGGACGGAGACTGACCGGACCAGCAGGGCGACGCTCAAGGCCCAGGCGGCCGAGAAGTCGGGGTAGGCGAAGACGGACGGCTTCTCCGCAAAGGCGTAGTGATGGATGATGGTGGACTCCAGGTCGTGGAGCGGCTTGCCCAGGAACCATTCCTGCATGGGGAGGACGTCAAAAGGGATGGATTTGGATCACAGAGCGACTGTGTCGTCGGATTGATTTGACAGGAGCGAAACGCCTCCTCAGTCTTTGACCGAAATAGCCAGAAAAAGTAGGACGGCTGACGGGGATTTTTGTCAAACTTGAGGAAATGGAAGCCGTCTTGAAAAGTGCCTCCACAGCCACTCGGAGATCAATACGCCGCTCACGTCGCCGGCAAAAATAAGAAGGTGGGAAAATCTTGCCGCCAGCcgggagacttttttttaattagcgccaggcgacgacggcggcggcaacGCGGTTGCGACTCGCCGAGCTCCTAATTGGGCACATGCTTTGTACccggctttcttttttttgggtaagAAGCGAGTGAGCGAGCTCCACTTACCTTTTGGTGGTCAAAGTGAGCCAGCGCAGCCAGCAGGCGGCCCACCTCCACGTGGGTGTCTTCTTCCAAGAAAAGCATCCAGGAGGAATTCTTTCCAAAAGTGCTCGACAAACTGAGGACACGTTGCGTTTCAAAAAGAATCAGCCCTCTCGCTTAAAatggcaacacaaaaaaatctcaacttTGAATACGTCAatggctgaaaaaaaattgtcttgtGAATGGCAGCTCTGGGAAATGGCTGACGTACAAACCTAGCGAGCGAGCTAAGGATGCTATTTGTTTCAGTATGTGTAAGGGGAGAgggctttaaaaatgacaatgatgcacattgcaaggaaaaaaaacaagaaaaactcaATAAGACGGAAATAAATTAACCAAAATTTCAATGAATACAGTGCCAGGAAAAGCATGGAATTGTACCGGCGACTCGACTCACTAAGGCAGCAGAGGAAGGATGCTCCAATCGCCCTCGTTGTCCGACAAAGTGTGAAGCAGCAAAACCACGGGCGCTTTctgacaaaacaaacaagaaagcCAGGCCCCGTTTAGAGTCAGCGCCTCCATTTAGCATTCCGTCAGGCAAACGAGTCCATTGAGATTCCTCCCAATTTGAAAGGTCGCCCACCTGAGAGGCGGCCAGCGCTTGGCGGAGTAAATCTTCTCGCCGTTTGTGAGCCTGGCCGGCGTGGAAGGAGTTGCTCTGACTCTGGATCACAAACACCACCTCCTCCACCCCTGCAAAAAGACCCAACAGTGGGAATCCCATCCATTCCTAGAAAGCCAGAGTCCACTCCGCAAATTCAAAATCTCCAACTATTCAACACACGAAGCGGCGTGAGATTTGCAGGAGGGGATTTTGTGCAATTGCCCGGAATTGTGGCGGCAAAACGCTGACACGGGATCGCCGTGGGGCCGCCGTTTTGCCGCCGTTTTGCCACCCGGCTCACATTTTAGGGAGATCAATGGGGCGCATTGATCTCTCGCGGAGCAATTACAAGAGCTCCTTCCTACAAATGTTGGAACGGAGAAAGGGCAAAATACAAACTGGATCTTTTTCCATCTGATTAAATGTTTGCTATGGCTGCCCAacggaaaagaaaaatcattttttttaaaatcctttctTCCTATTCATACTAGCTCCAAAAAATGAGGACATTTGGTCAATTTATCTTGATCATTTGAAGTCATTGGCTAAGATTGACAGCGGGGAAAGTAGGCAGCCAACAGTAGGCTCCGCCCTCCCGCGCcaaatttttggaaaaaatgccTGGTGATTAAAATGTAATGCGTTCCCATTTGCAGACGCTTAAGCAAGTGTTAGCGTTACATCGGCCGTGGTGTCGAACAAAGCTTTTCCTTTGGGCTTtgcttttttgcttttcttttctttttctgatgAAACTTACTTACTTACCCAGTTGCCTGGCGGGAATCCCACGTGTCTTTTCTTTGTCGCTCTGAAACACACACACGGAGAGAAAAAGGCGCTTTAATTATGGAGCTGCAGAAgagacaacaaaacaaaaaaaagtcctcgctttccccaaaacaaaaacatgttaatgAATATGGATGGCTGCGAAAAGGAAGATGATCTCATAGTTAGCCACATTGCTGCTAACAGATCATCATCGTTTTCTTTttctgattgaaaaaaaaagggaattcatTTCTTCAAATGTCATCGGATTAATATTACATCAATATTTGTGGGGGCCGGGGTTGTTTTGATTGGACTCAAATGAGATTAGGGGGGGGGGATTGTTCAACACATTCAGCTATTAAATATTGATATTTGAAAAACTTTTTCTTTGGCTTCAAATGAAAAAGTCATCCCATGAATCTATCAAATCATCTTTTAACctctttttttggggagaaaaggGTTACATCAGCAGGAAATATGCCAAAGTGAAAAGATTGGACATTTTTAGACCCatttttttgcctgaaaaacGTTGACACACCTGAAAATTTGTGACCATTTTGAAGTGCAAATGGGGTGACTTTTTGCTTGTTGTCAGAAATAAAAGCAGGAGGAAGATAAAATAAGCAAAAAGGCCTGAAATGTGATTTTAAAGAGGAAAGAAGCGGCCAGAAAAAAATCCAGCGAAGCGGAGAAAATTGTTGACGTGGTCAGAGTCGGGTTGCCCGGGGCAACCGCCAGGCTGGGGAAAAAAGGCCTAACCTTCCAAATGGGCTCACGCAGAAACAATTGTTACGACGTtttgcccccaaaaaataataaaataaaaaggtggcCACATGGATAATAggatggggggggggacaaCAACTTTGCATCCTTCCAATTTGTCGGCAGTTTTGACTCCGTGGCTAGGCGTCCAATCGGTTTGACGAATGGACGCGGGGCTCTGTCAAATGAGATGCAAATGGCATAATTTTCAGCAAGTGAGACCACAAAAGGATTGCGCTCCAGGAAAGTTGGGAGGGCGGGCTGCTTGTTGCCACGGTTACGGACTGCCTCCCTCCACCTACCAATTTACGGCCCTCATTTACCTTGACGGGATGCACCTAATTACACGTGGCGCCATAAAGCTGCTCTGGTGATCAACTGTGACAAACGATATGACttggaaggaggaggaagaggaggaggaagaagccactcgaaaaaaaagaacatcgtTTCAACAGTAACATTTTGATCATTAAAGTGAGACTTTTTGAgacaatacattgttttcaaatCCTcctaaaagtaaatatttttgtccatttggcCTCGGCGACCAATCGACTATGTCAGTCAactgaaataggctccagcacccccaacgatgtagaaaatgaatgatgaaaacaaaaaaaaaacctgctaatttaaattttccatcctatttaattaaaacaattgaTAAGATGAAGaagcaaagaagaaaaatgaaagtgaaGATTGGAGTTCTCGCGGGAAATGAGAGGCGAGCGAGCAGATGTTGGGCTGGCGTCCGCGTCTGATTGCCATTCCGATTCGGGTGATTAAAAGGAAACGTGCGTTGCCACACGGAGATTAAAAGCTAAACTCATTTTACCCAGTTTGACGAGGCTAATAAGCTCAGCGTTCACCAAGACCACCAAGGCCCGCTTTTTGGACCACGTGCTCCAATTGCaacgttgattttttttcgtgtTGAGGAAATCATCGctaccgtgtgtgtgtgtatggttggCTGAGCAAAATAGCAAGAGGTTTAATGAATATGTCCAAGGCATCTATCCGGAAGTAAAAGAGAATTAAGCTCCTGTGCGCCCAAGAAATAAATGCTTGAAATGCCATTCCGCGGTCACTAAGCAACAAGCCAAAGGACAACCCAAACTGGACTCtgtgtttgtttgattttcttCCCCACCTGGAAAAGGTCGCAATCAATGGCAGCTTCAACTTTCGACGGAGGAATGTGAGCAGGAAATGTGCATTTCAAGCGGGCCAAACCAAAGTAAAATTGCACGGAAAATGCCACGCGCTTCCATTCAGCCTACGTTGCAATTCTGA
It contains:
- the b3glcta gene encoding beta 3-glucosyltransferase a gives rise to the protein MAGNRRHVAGLLLLSLGHMVLAAGSSNEASQSDKEKTRGIPARQLGVEEVVFVIQSQSNSFHAGQAHKRREDLLRQALAASQKAPVVLLLHTLSDNEGDWSILPLLPYLSSTFGKNSSWMLFLEEDTHVEVGRLLAALAHFDHQKEWFLGKPLHDLESTIIHHYAFAEKPSVFAYPDFSAAWALSVALLVRLANKVQRRPPESDFTIDLKHEVALYIWDKGAGPRLTGVPQLCTEPQESPRARRSCATALRPPPFPCGEPVKKEDLFVAVKTCRKFHAERVPVIKKTWEPDAAHLEYYSDYADASVPTLDLGVPNTERGHCGKTFAILQRFLSGDVPDTQWLLIVDDDTLISLPRLRRLLSCYEASEAVYLGERYGYGLGQGGYSYITGGGGMAFSRETVTRLLASGCKCYSDDAPDDMVLGMCLNALRIPATHSPLFHQARPEDYAAELLAHQLPISFHKHWNVDPVALFDKWLREERPPALPKSEL